GGGGACGCCCGCGGAGAACAGCCACCACTGGATCGCGTACGCCATGTGCGGACCGATGTCGCTGTGCTCGGGGTCTGGGATGAGTTCGGGGGAGTCGCCCCTGGGGCGCGGCGCCGTCTGCTCGACGTAGCCGCCGAGGACCTGCTTGCCGAGCCGCTGCGCCTGCTGCTCGCTGTTGATCAGCATGACCTGGCGGTCGGGCAGTCCGCGGACGTTCTTGATGCCGCTGTCGGCGGTCGTCTGGTCGGCCATCAGCCGGCCGGTGACGGTGATCTCGCCGCGCTCGGGGGCGGGGATCTTCGGGAAGGCGGTCTGCGCGCCGTCCGCCGGGACCCAGCCGCGGTTGACCATGAGGACCCGGCCGTCGGTCAGCACGAACGGCGTCAGGACGTGATAGCCGACCTCGCCGTCGGAGTTGGTGCGGCGGCGGACGACCTCTTCGTGCGCGGTGTCGAAGTGGCCCTCGGCACTGACCCGGCGGTACAGGTCGTCGTGCCGGATGTGCCGTCCCGGCGCGGTGAGCGTCTCGGCGGGCACCGGCTTCGCCGCCAGCGAGTCGGAGATCACCGTGTTCAGGGCGACCTTGTGCTCGTGCCGGTGCAGCTGCCAGAAGCCCAGCTTGATCATCGTGGGGACGAGCACGAGGGCCACGAGGGTGAGGATCACCCACTGCCGGGACAACAGGAAGCGGTACACCCCATTGACGGTACTCGGCATGGTTTCGGCCCCCGACGGGAGGGTCCCGCCGAGGGCCGCGCGTGGCCTGCTCCCGAGGTGGTCCGAGGCTCAGACCTTGTCGACGACCCCCGTCCTGCCCTCCGCGCGGGCGCAGTGCGCGCCGCAGTACCAGTGGCCCTCGACCTCGACGCCCTGGCCGATGACCTGCACCCGACAGTGCTCGCAGATCGGGGCCATCCGGTGGATCGCGCAGGAGAAGCAGTCGAAGACGTGCACCGCGCCCTGCGCGTGCACCTCGAAGCTCATTCCGTAGTCATTGCCGCATACTTCGCATCTCGCCATGCGCCACAGGGTGGAGTGCCGTGGCGGCGCGGGCGAGCGGGGGCCGGGCGAGTCGCGCGTCAATCACCCGTACGCCCGTCACTCTCCCGTGCCCGTTCGGCCACCCGTACGTCCGTCACCCGCGCGACGCGGGTTCGACGTCGCGCAGCAGCTGTCCGAACGCGGCCTCGTCGATCACCGGCGTCCCGAACTGCCGGGCCTTGACGACCTTCGACGTGGCGGCGTCGGGGTCGTTCGTCACGAGCAGGCTGGTGAGCCGGGACAGGCTCGTCGCGACGTGCAGTCCCGCCTCCACGGCGCGGTCCTCCAGCAGTTCGCGGTCGACGGAGGTGTCGCCCGAGAACGCGACGCGCATGCCCTGCTTGAGCGGTTTGCCCGTCTCGTACCGCCCGGGGTTCGGGTAGGGGCATGCCGGACGCTTGCGCGAGGGGCGCCAACTCCCCGAGGGGTAGCCGCCCGACGCGTACCCTCCGGCCTGCCGTCCGATCCGGGGTGCCGACGTGCTGCCGGACCACTCCTTGAGCGGCAGGCATTCGAGAAGGGGCAGGCGCACCCCGTCACGCGCCGCGGCCCGCAGGCTCGGCCGGAACGCCTCGGCCAGCACGCGGGCGTCGTCCAGCGCGTGGTGCGCGCGCTGCTGCACGACCCCGAAATGCGCGGCCAGCGACTCCAGCTTGTGGTTGGGCAGCGGCAGGCCCAGCTCCTTGGAGAGGGCGATGGTGCACAGCCGCTGACGCACCGGCGCCTCGCGCTCCGCGCGCGCGTACTCGCGGGCGATCATCGACCAGTCGAAGACCGCGTTGTGTGCGACGAGGACGCGGCCGTCGAGCCGTGCGGCGAACTCCTCGGCGATCTCCGGGAAGAGGGGCGCCCCTTCGAGCATGTCGCTGGTGAGCCCGTGGATCCACACCGGGCCCGGGTCGCGCTCGGGATTGACCATCGTGTACCAGTGGTCCTCGACCTCGCCGCGCGCGTCCAGCCGGTAGACGGCGGCGGAGATTATCCGGTCGTCGCGGGCCAGTCCTGTGGTCTCCACGTCAACGACCGCGTATCCCTGCGGATACGCGGCCGGCCAGGAGGCTGGGGACGCTGCGGTCGTGAGGTCTTCGAGCATGGTCACTGAGGATACGGGCCGTGACTGACAGCTCCGCTGCCGCCTTCCCGGAACGCGGCACTCCCCGGGCCCCGGACGTGGCACCGCGCACGGGACCTCCCGCACGGGTGCGCCGCGCCCCGGAGTTGACGCCGCAGCGCTCCCGGGACGGCTCCCGGGACGGGCACCGGTGCGGGCTCGCGGCCCGGTGTCGCCATGACGTCCCCGCCCCCGGCGGCCCGTGTCCGCGGCCGGCGGCCGGGCCGGGCGGCGGCCGCGCGCGGTCCCGGCCGCGCTCTCCGTGCTCCGGGTCAGCCGGCCAGCAGGGCCTCCACCAGCGCCCGTACGGACACGACGAACAGCCTCTCCGGGTCGACCGGTCGGCTCAGTGCCCGCGCCAGGGCCGGGTCGCCCTGTGCGGTCCGCGCGTCCCACAGTTCCTCCTCGGCGGGCCGCTGCACGGGAGCGCGCTCCCGGTTGCGCTCGACGAGGACGAAGCCGACGACCTGGAAGAGCACCGCGCGGACGGCCTCGGCCGCCCGCGCCCCGCGCAGCCCCGCCGCGTGCACCTCGCGCACCAGGGCCTGCCGGGCGGGCAGGAACATCCGCTCGGTGAGGCCGCGTTCGTGGACCATCGCCACGAGGTGGGGATGTTCCCGCAGCTGCCGGCGCAGGGCCCGGGCGACCGAGACGACGCGGGCGGCGGGTGTGCGCCCGGCGGCCCGGATCTCGCCGAGGTCGGCCACGGTGCGTTCGACGAGGGCGTCGAGAAGCGACTCGCGGTTGCCGACGTGCCAGTAGATCGAGGTGACGGCGGTGCCCAGCTCGGCGGCGAGCCCCCGCATCGTCAGGGCGTCCGGACCGTGCCGCTTCACCAGACCTGCGGCGGTCTCCAGGACCTCCTCGCGGGTGAGTGCGGGTCTTCCCATGGCGCTCCCCGATTCCGTGCCTGCACGTGTATTCACCCTTCGAGCAGTCTGCTGTAACTGTGTTACAGGCGCCAGTGACGGGCCATCAGAAAGCTGCTGCTTCCCCGCGAAGGGCGGTACGACATGGCACGAGTGAGGTACGGGGCACGCACCGAGGCGGAGATCGCCGCCGCGCGCACGGCGAACTCCCGGCTCCCCGACATCTGGTCCACCGGAGTGGTGGCCGTCTGGGAGAGCGACCCGGACGCGGTCGCGGCGGTCCTGCCGCCGCCGCTGAAGCCCACCGCGCGGCCCCTGGTCCGCGTGAACATCAGCAAGGTCGATCTGCCCGGATACCCGCTGGGCGCCGGCTCGTTCGCCGTCGCCGCGGCGCACGACGGCGTCGAGGGCTGGTACCCGCTGGTCATGCCGATGACCCACGAGCGGGCCCTGACCGGCGGGCGCGAGGTCTTCGGCGAACCCAAGAAGCTCGGCGAGGTGACGGTCGAGCGCGACGGGCTCGTGGTGCGTGCCGTCCTCGCCCGGCACGGCATCGCCTTCGTCGAGGTGCGCGGCGCGGTGAGCGGCGACCTGCCGCTGCCGGAACCCGCGCGCAAGACCGACTTCTACTTCAAGTTCCTTCCCGCGGTGTACGGTTCGGGATTCGACCTCGACCCGGTCCTCGTGCACTGCGTGCGCAACGAGAAGGTCCGCCGGCTGGAGCGCGTCACCGGTGACGTCGTCCTGCGGGAGTCGATGTACGACCCGGTCGCCGACCTCCCCGTCCGCCGGCTCGTGGAGATCACCATCGGCGAGAAGACCACCGACCAGCAGGGCAGGGTCGTCGAACGGGTCAGCGCGCAGGCCCTGTTGCCGTACGTCCACCAGCGCTACGACGACCCCCGGCAGATCCTCGACGGCCCGCCCGAAGGGAGCGTGTGATGGAACTGCGCGCGGGACAGGTCGCCGTGGTCACCGGAGCCGCGAGCGGCATCGGGCTGGCCATGGCGCGACGGTTCGCCGCCGAGGGACTGAAGGTGGTCCTCGCCGACGTCGAGGAGGGCGCCCTGGACAAGGCCACCGCGGAACTGCGCGAGGACGGCGCGGACGTGCACGCACGCGTGGTGGACGTCGGTGAGCGCTCCGAGGTCGTCGCGCTCGCCGAGGACGCCTACAGCACGTACGGCGCGGTGCACGTCCTGTGCAACAACGCGGGCGTCGGCTCCGGAGCCGAGGGCCGCATGTGGGAGCACGACCCGAACGACTGGAAGTGGGCCTTCGCCGTCAACGTGTGGGGCGTCTTCCACGGCATCCAGGCGTTCGTCCCCCGGATGATCGCCGCCGGCGAGCCGGGCCACGTCGTCAACACCTCCTCCGGCGACGGCGGGATCGCCCCGCTGCCCACCGCATCCGTCTACGCCGTCACCAAGGCCGCCGTGGTGACGATGACCGAGTCGCTCTACGCCCATCTGAAGGCGGAGCACGCGCGCGTGGGCGCCTCCGTCCTCTTCCCCGGACCCCACATGCTCCGCACCGGCCTGTGGGAGTCGCACCGCAACCGTCCCGAGCGCTACGCCAAGGCGCGGCCCCGGAAGACCCCGTACCGCAGCCTCGGCCAGTGGGAGGCCGCGATGAGGGAGTCGGGCCACGACGTCCTGTTCACGCCCGTAGAACAGGTCGCCGACCTCGTCGCCGAGGGAGTCCGCCGGGACCGCTTCTGGCTGCTGCCCGAGAGCGAGCACAGCGACCGGCAGATCCGTGCCCGGTCGCAGTCGATGCTCGACCGGGCCGATCCGTCCTACCTGGAAAGCTTCATCCTCGACTGAGGGGGCGCGGTGACCGCACAGGACCCGTATCTGATCATCTCCTCCGACTGCCACGCCGGCCTCCCCACCGAGGAGTACCGGCCCTACCTGGACGCCCGGTTCCACCGGGACTTCGACGAGTTCCTCGCGGGCCAGGGCCGGCGCCGCGAGGAGATGACCCGTCTCGGCATCCGCAACGAGACGTTCGCCGACAAGTGGTTCGAGGACAACGAGGAAGGCCTGCGCGGCGGTTGGGACACCGCGCAGCGCCTCAAGGAACTCGACGGCGACGGGGTGGCCGCCGAGGTCGTCTTCCCCGACGCGGACGCCGTCGACAGCCGCACCGCCGCGCCCTTCGGGGTCGGCCTCGGCCTCTCCGGCGACCAGGACCCGGACCTCGGCATGGCGGGCGCGCAGGCCCACAACCGCTGGCTCGCCGAGTTCGTCTCCGAACACCCCGAACGGCACTGCGGGGTGGCACTGCTGCCGATCACGGGCGAGACCGGCCGGGTCGTCGCCGAGGTGTACCGGGCCAAGGAGTCCGGCCTCGGCGCCCTGATGATCCCGTCCATGTGGGTCGACAAGGAGCCCTACCACGACCGCCGTTACGACCCGGTGTGGGCGGCGGCCGCCGAGTGCGGGATGCCCGTGCTCACCCACTCCGGAGCGGCTCCCCGCCACGAGTACGGCGACCACCTCGGGATCTACGTCTCCGAGGTCACCTGGTGGCCCGCGCGCCCCCTCTGGTTCCTGCTCTGGTCCGGAGTCTTCGAACGCCACCCCGGACTCCGCTTCGGCGTCGCGGAGTCCGGCTGCTGGTGGCTGCCCAACCTGCTGTGGTTCATGGACCGGCTCTACCTCGGCGCGCACGGCGGCAAGAAGCTCTCGCCCTTCGCCGAACTGAAACGGCCCCCGCACGAGTACCTGGACCGCCAGGTGTTCGTCTGCGCGACCAACACCAAGCGCCGCGAACTCGCCCAGCGCTATGAGATCGGCGTCGACAACATCCTCTGGGGCAGCGACTTCCCGCACCCCGAGGGCACCTGGCCCGACACCCGCGCCTGGCTGAAGAGGACCTTCCACGACATCCCGGTGGCGGAGACCCGCCGCATGCTCGGACTCGCGGCGGCCGAGGTGTTCGGCTTCGACGTCGCCGAACTCGCCCCGCTCGCCCGGAGGATCGGGCCCACGCCCGCCGAACTCGGCCAGCCGGAGGACCAGTCGGCGGTCGAGGCGTCCTGGGCGCGCTCGCGCGAGGTCGGCCGCCACTGGCTGACCGACCACGACTTCCCCGACCTGGGGGTGACCCCGTGACCACCGACGACCGCTACACCGTCATCTCCGCCGACTGCCACGCGGGCGCCGACCTCCTCGACTACAGGCCCTACCTGGAGCGCGCCCACCACGACGACTTCGACGCCTGGGCGGCCACGTACGTCAACCCGTACGAGGACCTCCTCGCCGAGACCGCCGACCGGAACTGGAACTCCGGGCGGCGCCTCGCGGAGCTGGAGGAGGACGGCATCGTCGCGGAGGTGGTCTTCCCGAACACCGTCCCGCCCTTCTTCCCCTCGGCGTCCCTGATGGCACCGGCCCCGACCGCGGCCGAGTTCGAACAGCGCTGGGCGGGGCTGCGCGCCCACAACCGCTGGCTCGCGGACTTCTGCGCCGCGGCACCCGGCCGGCGCGCGGGCGTCTTCCAGATCCTCCTGAACGACGTCGGCCGGGCGGTCGAGGAGATCCACCGGTCCGCCGACGCCGGCCTGACGGGCGGCCTGCTGCTGCCCGGCACACCCCCCGGCTCCGGCCTGCCCGAGCTGTACTCGACGGCGTACGACCCGATCTGGGCTGCCTGCGCCGAACGGGGCGTCCCGGTCAACCACCACGGAGGCTCGGCCTCGCCGCCCCTCGGCGACGAACCGGCGGCCCGCGCGGTCTTCATGGTGGAGACGACCTGGTTCTCCCACCGGGCCCTGTGGCACCTGGTGTTCGGCGGAGCGTTCGGCCGCCACCCCGGCCTGCGGCTGGTCCTCACCGAACAGGGCTCGGGCTGGATCCCCGGGGTGCTCGACATGCTGGACTACTACCACCGCCGGCTGGTCGCGGCGGCCGGCCGGGCGGCGACGGCCGAGTCCCGGTTCGGCGCCGGACTGGGCGAGGCGATGGGCAAGGGCCCCTCCCAGGTGTGGCGCGACCACTGCTTCGTCGGCGCCAGCTTCATGCGCCCCCACGAGGTCCCGCTGCGCGACCGCATCGGCCTCGACAAGATCATGTGGGGCAGCGACTACCCGCACGACGAGGGCACCCACCCCTACACCCGCGAGGGCCTGCGCATCGCGTACGCGGGACTGCCCCGCGAGGAGGTCGCGGCCATGGTCGGCGGCAACGCGGCCCGCGTCTACGGGTTCGACCTCGCCCACCTCGACGAGATCGCCGCGAAGGTCGGCCCCACGGTGGCCGAGATCGCCGAACCCCTCGTCACCCCGCCCGCCGACGCGACGAGCCCGGCGTTCGCGAGAGGAGGCTCGGTCCGCGTGTGGTGAGGGCACCCCGGTGGCGCCCCGGCACCGTACACACGGACCGGAGAACCACCGGGTCGGTACGGCGCGCCCCGACCCCGGGGTGCGATCCTCCCCGTGTGACGGAACCGACGCACGACGAGGCCCACGGCGGCACACTCGGCTCGCGGCTCAACTGGCTCCGGGCCGCCGTCCTGGGCGCCAACGACGGCATCGTGTCCACCGCCGGCCTCGTCGTCGGCGTGGCCGGCGCCACCGACGACCGCTCCGCCCTGCTCACCGCCGGCCTCGCGGGACTGCTCGCCGGGTCGATGTCGATGGCCGCCGGCGAGTACGTGTCCGTCTCCACCCAGCGCGACTCGGAACTCGCCGCGCTGGCCCTGGAGCGACGCGAACTCAGGGACGCGCCCGAGGCCGAACTGGAAGAGCTGACCGGACTCCTCCAACAACGCGGCCTGTCACGGCAGGTGGCCCGCGAGGCGGCCGAACAGCTCACCGAACGCGACGCCCTGAAGGCCCACGCCTCCGTCGAACTCGGCATCGACCCCGACGACCTCACCAACCCGTGGCACGCCGCCTGGGCGAGCTTCCTCGCGTTCACCGCCGGCGCGCTGCTGCCGCTGCTCGCGATCGTCCTGCCCCCGGCGGCCTGGCGGCTCGGTGTCACCGTGGTCTGCGTACTGGCCGCACTCGCCCTCACCGGCTGGAGCAGCGCACGGCTCGGCGCGGCGGACCCGCGCCGCGCGGTGCTGCGCAACATGGCCGGGGGAGCGCTCGCCATGGCCGTGACGTACGTGGCCGGAGCACTGCTCGGAGCGGCGGGCGTGTGAGGGCCCCGCCCGGCACCGGACGCCGCACGGCGAACTCCGGTGGCCGGGGCGGAAGACCGGCGGAAGGCGAACACCCACCGCCGTTCATACTTGTCGGTAACAGCCTCTAGCCGCGGCCGACCAGCGCCTCTACGGTGCATCCATGCCGAACCTGCCCGACGTCGTGCTGTGGTCGATACCCGCCTTCGTGCTGCTCGCCGTGATCGAGATGGTGAGCGTCCGGCTCCATCCGGACGACGACGCCGCGGGCTACGAGCCGAAGGACTCCGCCACCAGCGTCGGCATGGGCCTCGGCAGCCTCTTCTTCGACTTCCTGTGGAAGTTCCCGATCGTCGCGATCTACGCGGCGGTGTACGAGCTGACGCCGCTGCGCGTACCGCTCCTGTGGTGGACGGTCCCGCTGATGCTGCTCGCCCAGGACTTCTTCTACTACTGGGCCCACCGCGGCCATCACGTCGTCCGCGTCCTGTGGGCCTGTCACGTCGTCCACCACTCCAGCCGGAGGTTCAACCTCACCACCGCGCTGCGCCAGCCCTGGACCGGCTGGACGTCCTGGCCCTTCTACCTCCCCGCGATCGCGCTCGGCGTGCACCCCGCCGCCCTCGCGTTCTGCTCGTCCGTGAACCTCGTCTACCAGTTCTGGATCCACACCGAGCGCATCGACAAGATGCCCCGCTGGTTCGAGTTCCTCCTCAACACGCCCTCCCACCACCGTGTCCACCACGCGTCCCAGGGCGGCTACCTGGACCGCAACTTCGGCGGCATCCTCATCGTCTGGGACCGGCTCTTCGGATCGTGGGCGGCGGAGACCGGCCGGCCCGTCTACGGGCTCACCAAGAACATCACCACCTACAACCCGCTGCGCGTGGCCACCCACGAGTACGCCGCCATCGCCCGGGACGTGAAGGCCGCGACGACCTGGAGCGAACGCGCCGGACGTGTCCTGCGCGGCCCCGGCTGGCAGCCCGCGCCCCCGGCCACGACCCCGGTCTCCGAGCCCGCCGCTTCTGCCTCCGCCTCGACGCCCGCCGCCTCTGCCTCGGCCCCGGTCTCCGAGCCCGCCGCGTGACCCCGCGCTCCACCCGGCTGCTGCTCGGCGCCTTCGCCCTGGCGACGGCCGTGGACGTCCTCTCGCTCGCCGTCGGGTACGAGCCCGGGCACCTCGTCGCCAAACCGCTCCTCATGCCCCTGCTCGCCGCGTACGCCGCCGTCCGCGGCGGACCCCGGCTGCTGGTCGCCGCGCTGCTCCTCGGCTGGGCCGGCGACCTGGCCCTCCTCTCCGACGCCGACGCCGCCTTCCTCGCCGGCATGGCCTCGTTCGCGGCGGGACACGTCTGCTACCTCGTGCTCTTCCGGCGGACGGCCCGGGCCCGCGGCCCCTGGCTGCCCATCGGGTACGCCGTCGTCCTGGCCGTCCTCGTCGTCCTGCTCTGGCCCGGGCTGCCGGCGGGGCTCCGTGTGCCCGTCGCCGGCTACAGCCTGCTGCTGACCGCGATGGCCTGCGGAGCCACCCGCCCGGGACCCGTCGCCGGGCTCGGCGGCGCCCTCTTCATGCTCTCCGACACCCTCATCGCCACCGGTGTCGCCGACCGGCCGCAGCCCCCGAACCCCGCCTTCTGGATCATGCTCACGTACGCGGCGGCCCAGTTCCTGCTGGTCCGAGGCGTGCTCGGACCCCTCGGCGGCTCGTCCGCGGCCGCGGCGGCGTACGGTGGTATGCGCTCGACCACCCCCTGAGCACACACCCCGCACACCGCACGAGAGGGACCCTCGCCATGCGCGCCACCACCATCCACGCCCCGTTCGACATGCGGGTGGAGGACGTGCCCGAGCCCATGGTGCAGCTGCCCACCGACGCCGTCGTCCGCGTGCTGCGCTCCTGCATCTGCGGCAGCGACCTGTGGGCGTACCGCGGCGAGGCGGCCCGCCAGGCCGGCCAGCGGATCGGGCACGAGTTCCTCGGCATCGTCGAGGAGACCGGCTCCGAGGTGGCCGGCGTCCGGCGCGGCGACCTGGTCGTGGCCCCCTTCATGTGGTCCGACGGCGTCTGCGACTTCTGCCGCGAGGGACTCACCACCTCCTGCGAGCACGGCGGCTTCTGGGGCTCCGTCGGCTACGACGGCGGCCAGGGCGAGGCCGTCCGGGTCCCCTTCGCCGACGGCACGCTCGTCCAGCTCCCCAAGGAAGCGGCCTCGGACGACCACCTGCTCTCCGCGCTGCTGACGCTCTCCGACGTCCTCGGCACCGGCCATCACGCGGTCCTCGGCGCCGGCGTCCGCAAGGGCTCCACCGTCGCCGTCGTCGGCGACGGTGCCGTCGGCCTGTGCGCCGTACTGGCCGCCAAGCGCCTCGGCGCCGACCGGATCATCGCCCTCGGCCGGCACGCGGCACGGACGGACATCGCGCGCCGCTTCGGCGCCACGGACGTCGTCGCCGAACGCGGTGACGCGGCCGTCGAGGCCGTGCGCGAGCTGACCCGCGGCCAGGGTGCGATGTGCGTCGTCGAGGCCGTCGGCACCGAGCAGTCCATGAGCACGGCCGTGAACATCACCCGCGACGGCGGCGCCATCGGCTTCGTCGGCGTGCCGCACGGCAGCGGGACGGGCCTCGACCTCGGCGTCATGTTCGACCGCAACGTCGCCCTGCGCGGCGGCGTCGCTCCCGTACGGTCCTACATCCCCGAGCTGCTGCCCGACGTCCTCGACGGCACCATCGACCCGTCGCCGGTCTTCGACATGACCGTCGGCCTGGAGGGCGTGCCCGAGGGCTACAAGGCGATGGACGAGCGGACCGCTCTCAAGGTCATCGTCACGAACTGAGGTCCTCCACCGGGCTGCCGGCCGCTCACCAGCGGATGGGCAGCGGCAGCGCCGTCAGCAGACCGGACACCACGACGACCGCCCCCAGCACGACGACCTCCGCACGCGCGGGGGAGCAGGCGCCGAGCGGGTCCCGCGCGCTCCGCAGCCGCAGTCGCGCGCAGAGCGCCAGAACGGCGACGGCGGCCACGAGGAGCACCTTCGCCAGCAGGGTGCGCCCGTACGCCGTCGTCGTCAGCTGGTCCATGACCGTGCCGGCCGGCATCCGGCGCAAAGAGCTCCACACGCCGGTGGCGGTGATCGCCGCGAACAGGACCGCCGCCACGCGCGCGTAGCGGCCGAGCAGCTCGGCACCGGCCGTCGAGCCTTCGCCGGTCCCGAGGGAGCCGACGTCGGCCGACTCCGCCACGCGCCAGGACCGCAGCAGCCGCAGGACGTGCACCAGTCCGCCCGCCCACAGCGCCGCGCAGGTCACATGGACGAGCGTCAGGCCGGAGCCGGTCGGCGCGGTGTGCTCCGCCGCCGGATGCGCGCGCAGCGCCTCCGCCAGCGCCACCGCGGCCAGCGGCCACACCTGGGTGCCCGGCCTGCGCGACCGGGCACAGAACCAGGCCACCGCGAACGCGTTGACCTCCAGGAGCGCCAGCCTGCCGTCGCGGCTCGCGTAGAGGCCGCCCAGGTCCAGGTCGGCGAGGTGACGGGGCAGCAGGTTGCCGGTCGCGACCACGGAGGCGAGTCCCAGTGCGGCGACGAACCCGGCGACCGCCGCGTATGCCGCCCAGCTGCGCGGCGCGTCCACCCGCGGAGCGCCGGGCACCCGCCGCGCCAGCCGGGCCGCGAACAGTTCTCCCACGGGGACGCAGAGCGCGGCGAACAGCACCGCGCGCAGCAGGGCGATGCCGGCGACCCCGGGCGCGGCGGCCTCTCCGGTACCGGTCAGCGCGGTGCGCGGGCCGAGCAGCGGGATCAGGGCCGCGACGGCCACCAGCGTGAGCAGGGCGAGGGCCCTGCGGGTGGCCTGCCGTCTGGCCGCCGCCCCCGCGTCCGCCGCGTCGGCCGTCGGTCGTGTCAACGTCACCCCACGATGCTCACCAGCCGTCGTGTCCCCGGCATCTCACGTTAGCCCGTTCGACGTCGCGGAACCGGGCGCCGGGCAAACCGTCCGTCACAGCCAGCGCGGCGCGTCCGCTCCCCAAGTGCCCGGCGGACGGGCCCAGTCGGTGGGGCCGCCGGCGAAGGCGACCGGGGGGAGGGCGTACCGCAGGTGGCCGGCGGGGCCGTCGCGGTCGGTGAGCCAGGTGTCCGGCACCTCGTACGGGAGACCCGTGGCGGCGTTCTCCGTCCCGAGGCCGGCGGAGTCGCCGGGGTCTCGGGCGACGCCGTCCGTCAGCCACGCCGCCGTCCGGGCCAGCGCCAGGCGTACGAGACGGCCCCGGCCGTCTCCGGACCGCTCGGTCAGGGCGCGGAGCACGGCCGCCGCCAGCAGGTACCCGGTGCCGTGGTCGAGCGCCTGCGCGGGCAGGGCGCCGGGCTGCTCGGCCGACCCCTCCGTGACGGCGATCCCGGTCGCCACCTGCACCAGGCTGTCGAAACCCCGTCGCCCGGACCAGGGCCCGTACGCGCCCCACGCCGACAACTGGGCCACGACCAGGCCGGGCCGACGCTCGGCCAGCGCCTCGGGGGTGAGCCCGAACCGGTCGAGGGCGCCCGGCCGGTATCCGGTCACGACGACGTCGGCCGTCGCGAGCAGCTCCTGGAACTGACGCCGGTCGGTGGCCAGGTCCAGGGTCGTCGAGCGTTTCCCGAAGCCGGTGTCGGCGTGGGCGTCGGCCGCCTCGGGCAGGTGCGGCGCGTC
The window above is part of the Streptomyces sp. NBC_01428 genome. Proteins encoded here:
- a CDS encoding SDR family NAD(P)-dependent oxidoreductase; translated protein: MELRAGQVAVVTGAASGIGLAMARRFAAEGLKVVLADVEEGALDKATAELREDGADVHARVVDVGERSEVVALAEDAYSTYGAVHVLCNNAGVGSGAEGRMWEHDPNDWKWAFAVNVWGVFHGIQAFVPRMIAAGEPGHVVNTSSGDGGIAPLPTASVYAVTKAAVVTMTESLYAHLKAEHARVGASVLFPGPHMLRTGLWESHRNRPERYAKARPRKTPYRSLGQWEAAMRESGHDVLFTPVEQVADLVAEGVRRDRFWLLPESEHSDRQIRARSQSMLDRADPSYLESFILD
- a CDS encoding TetR/AcrR family transcriptional regulator, with amino-acid sequence MGRPALTREEVLETAAGLVKRHGPDALTMRGLAAELGTAVTSIYWHVGNRESLLDALVERTVADLGEIRAAGRTPAARVVSVARALRRQLREHPHLVAMVHERGLTERMFLPARQALVREVHAAGLRGARAAEAVRAVLFQVVGFVLVERNRERAPVQRPAEEELWDARTAQGDPALARALSRPVDPERLFVVSVRALVEALLAG
- a CDS encoding DEDDh family exonuclease, coding for MLEDLTTAASPASWPAAYPQGYAVVDVETTGLARDDRIISAAVYRLDARGEVEDHWYTMVNPERDPGPVWIHGLTSDMLEGAPLFPEIAEEFAARLDGRVLVAHNAVFDWSMIAREYARAEREAPVRQRLCTIALSKELGLPLPNHKLESLAAHFGVVQQRAHHALDDARVLAEAFRPSLRAAARDGVRLPLLECLPLKEWSGSTSAPRIGRQAGGYASGGYPSGSWRPSRKRPACPYPNPGRYETGKPLKQGMRVAFSGDTSVDRELLEDRAVEAGLHVATSLSRLTSLLVTNDPDAATSKVVKARQFGTPVIDEAAFGQLLRDVEPASRG
- a CDS encoding VIT1/CCC1 transporter family protein, producing MTEPTHDEAHGGTLGSRLNWLRAAVLGANDGIVSTAGLVVGVAGATDDRSALLTAGLAGLLAGSMSMAAGEYVSVSTQRDSELAALALERRELRDAPEAELEELTGLLQQRGLSRQVAREAAEQLTERDALKAHASVELGIDPDDLTNPWHAAWASFLAFTAGALLPLLAIVLPPAAWRLGVTVVCVLAALALTGWSSARLGAADPRRAVLRNMAGGALAMAVTYVAGALLGAAGV
- a CDS encoding amidohydrolase family protein, giving the protein MTTDDRYTVISADCHAGADLLDYRPYLERAHHDDFDAWAATYVNPYEDLLAETADRNWNSGRRLAELEEDGIVAEVVFPNTVPPFFPSASLMAPAPTAAEFEQRWAGLRAHNRWLADFCAAAPGRRAGVFQILLNDVGRAVEEIHRSADAGLTGGLLLPGTPPGSGLPELYSTAYDPIWAACAERGVPVNHHGGSASPPLGDEPAARAVFMVETTWFSHRALWHLVFGGAFGRHPGLRLVLTEQGSGWIPGVLDMLDYYHRRLVAAAGRAATAESRFGAGLGEAMGKGPSQVWRDHCFVGASFMRPHEVPLRDRIGLDKIMWGSDYPHDEGTHPYTREGLRIAYAGLPREEVAAMVGGNAARVYGFDLAHLDEIAAKVGPTVAEIAEPLVTPPADATSPAFARGGSVRVW
- a CDS encoding amidohydrolase family protein, with the protein product MTAQDPYLIISSDCHAGLPTEEYRPYLDARFHRDFDEFLAGQGRRREEMTRLGIRNETFADKWFEDNEEGLRGGWDTAQRLKELDGDGVAAEVVFPDADAVDSRTAAPFGVGLGLSGDQDPDLGMAGAQAHNRWLAEFVSEHPERHCGVALLPITGETGRVVAEVYRAKESGLGALMIPSMWVDKEPYHDRRYDPVWAAAAECGMPVLTHSGAAPRHEYGDHLGIYVSEVTWWPARPLWFLLWSGVFERHPGLRFGVAESGCWWLPNLLWFMDRLYLGAHGGKKLSPFAELKRPPHEYLDRQVFVCATNTKRRELAQRYEIGVDNILWGSDFPHPEGTWPDTRAWLKRTFHDIPVAETRRMLGLAAAEVFGFDVAELAPLARRIGPTPAELGQPEDQSAVEASWARSREVGRHWLTDHDFPDLGVTP
- a CDS encoding acetoacetate decarboxylase family protein, with product MARVRYGARTEAEIAAARTANSRLPDIWSTGVVAVWESDPDAVAAVLPPPLKPTARPLVRVNISKVDLPGYPLGAGSFAVAAAHDGVEGWYPLVMPMTHERALTGGREVFGEPKKLGEVTVERDGLVVRAVLARHGIAFVEVRGAVSGDLPLPEPARKTDFYFKFLPAVYGSGFDLDPVLVHCVRNEKVRRLERVTGDVVLRESMYDPVADLPVRRLVEITIGEKTTDQQGRVVERVSAQALLPYVHQRYDDPRQILDGPPEGSV
- a CDS encoding SURF1 family cytochrome oxidase biogenesis protein; its protein translation is MYRFLLSRQWVILTLVALVLVPTMIKLGFWQLHRHEHKVALNTVISDSLAAKPVPAETLTAPGRHIRHDDLYRRVSAEGHFDTAHEEVVRRRTNSDGEVGYHVLTPFVLTDGRVLMVNRGWVPADGAQTAFPKIPAPERGEITVTGRLMADQTTADSGIKNVRGLPDRQVMLINSEQQAQRLGKQVLGGYVEQTAPRPRGDSPELIPDPEHSDIGPHMAYAIQWWLFSAGVPFGWVVLVRRERRDRAEAAAAETAPEEEAEPASV